TGGTCTTGTTTGTTGCTTATATTCATGAGGTCAAAACTCTAAAAATACACTGAGATCTATTAAACACAGAGTCTGCTGCCAACAATTAAGGATACCACAACTTTTGCCTATGTACGATTTCTGACTTGACTATTACAAACCAGGTATACCCACATAGCCAACTGCATGTGTCTGACAGTTATATTAAACCTAAACTACCTGTAGTGGTGTAGAATCCATACAATGTACAGCCTTGGTTGTATTCTGCTATCACCGTTATCAACAGAAGATTGCAGTAATTTAAGTGTTCTATTGTATTACGCTAATTTGACTGAGCCAGTGACTTTATAATACAAGTCAATCTTATAAGAAAATCAAATCAACATCTATTTTGACCCTGGAGTAGTAATACTAGCAATCTTTGTCTTTTTGAGATGTactaatattttgtatttttgtattttttcatttattcattttttttccattttgatCTTTTTAAGCGATGGGAAATACTATGCTCTTTTCCCCCTAGAATAAAAgtttcataatattaataacaaatgTTTCTTTATCAGTAGTAGCTATAATATTAGTACTCAATGTCTATGTAGTCTGTAAACACACAAGGTAAAATACAGACTTTTGTGCCACGCTATCACTTCTAGCAGTGGGTACGAAGCCTAATAGGGCTGaacaataaaatgtatagtCTACCATATATGTGGACCAGTGTAATTTTGACTACTGCTACATGGGTATATCGCTACCAGTACTTCTAAGTAAATTCATTGACACTAAAACTGGcatattaaatgtattgtaCCAGTTCATACATGTAGGTTAGTTTACATGCATCTACACTGgatctacattgtattgtacCTACACAGttgtatttaatattgatgtatttattgTCTTAAAAAATGGATATTCATCTTACAGTTCAGGGAAAGTGTAAACAATTACACATTGCACGTAATAAGATCTAAAGGACTGACTGATAGTTTAAAATAAATTACTAGTATAAACAAATCTATTCGACATTTTCtcctgtatttttttttatcgagGTCAACAATGGAAATCAGATGATTTCAAATGTGTATGATTACTTCCTTCTAATGCCATCTTTGTCAGCAAATAATTGAACATAGCAAAATGtgcatgtatgcaaatttatgtattcttacatttagtatatgtttaTTTGGACGTTGTTGAgataaattcattcattcattatgtTTACGATTAGATTTCAATCAAATGGTAGTGTGCAGTTTAAGGGAAGCTGTTACATAATATTCAACCATGAAAGGACATTTCTATTATTCGATCATTTCTTTCTTGAGCAGCTTACATCAAGAAGGGATAGGGCTGACCCGACGAAACCTTGACAATGACGATACCTTCATGATCATCATCAGCACCAACATCATGACAATATTGACATGGAAAGTTCTTTACTCTGCAGTGTTTATCACGGGAACATAACTGCTATTCTGAGTGAATTAACAGATTATATATACACCAAAGTGTATAAAACATCACTTATAGACAGTTAATCGAAACCACGCTTAACTCCCACGACCAGTTTgtttacatattacaaaatctAGCACTGCAGGTTGACGACAGTCGACATCATCATGACGATACGTTGATACTGATGACCCACGCGACGGCTCCGACGAATGTTGTTATTTAGCAACAAAGCATGGCACATTTGTGAGGAAAGCAAGCCAGAAACCAAAGCTACTGTAACGGTTTATGCATCTGCAATATAAATATAACGCTTGTGGGGCGACTTACCATTTTTTGGCAGACATTTGATGACATTAACAGCAGCTTCGAACTGTCGTTCAACATTCGCCGCCATCTTGAACTTTTAAAGCAGCAGCTTCACTAGGGGGCGCTGTCCAAGTCTGTACCTTACGCCTGATGACACATGCACCTGACACACTCGTACTCGCACTCGTCCGTTTCAGAAAGATAGTTTATATATTTCTCGGTGGAAAATACGGTGTGAGAACGAAAAACAAgatttacaaatgaaataattttaaaactttgGAAATGAATTTCTCGTAAACTTATTATTCGGGCAAAAACACTGTCACACACGctaaatataaattaaagaaaGCTTTATAGGCCTGCAGCtattataaaaacaaataaaaaaaaactgttcaaGGGGGGACAAAGTTAATAGGATATTAAttttgggtaggtaggtcgattttttgTAGTACAATCAATTAGACATGGGTGCATGAAATTAAGCGTAGTATACAGagtatatacatttgtgtcGGATTTGAGTCTACGTAGATTTTTCAAGTCAGTCACTTTGAATTCACACGTACTTTAGtttatattgctatatatgacCTAGCTTCATTAATTGGCATTGGTTCTTCAGTTATAACGTGAGCGCACGATGAATATGCAATATAGTTGCCTCTCAATCAACTCATCAACtcatacacagtacatatttaattgTAATTAACTCATGTTTATAATACATCCTTCTCCCCATTTTATTGATCAACTTTTATATCACTAATGGACgctttttcttttccttttctgTCTTTCATATTTTGCGAATCTAATTTAAGAACtttttagagagagagagagagagagagagagagagagagagagagagagagagagagagagagagagagagagagagagagagagagagagagagagagcgagagagagagagagagagagagagagagagagagagagagagagagagagagagagagagagagagagagagagagagagagagagagagagggagggaaaTTTTTACCCATGATTCATTTGACTAACAATGCTTCGCATCCCTAGTCAGATAAAATGTTCAGCTCGTGTGGCTTTTGCCCCTCAGAACTAAAACGAACTGTTATCCGTTTTTCTGACACGTACTTAATATTTTTCAAGTTATTCATATGAAAGGGGTAGAAAATTATGCGCTGAAGTCCTCAGTTAAAATCGGTAACTGACCGTATTGATCACACTATTTGTACACTGATTTAGAGAGTCTTTATTTTTCCGTATAATTTTACTTGAAACATAAAAGTAAAAGATTTCCTAGCGCACTTACGCAACGGAAAGTGATGTAATCGGTGGCCATTGTCCATTTCCGGTTCCGTTCGCTTTCGGAATTTTCGGGTGATATCATATACTATTAACTAGTCTTTTATTGTTGTGTGTCAGCGAATATTTTGAACTGCTGAACCACTTCACAACAGAGCTCGTCTTTCATAAAGTATATACAGCATTTAAATTGTATATActttatatattgaaatatatatttttgacatattacatttttatcattatttttttttaaatgatgaaaaaaaaggaattttagaaaaatgaagaaattgcATTGTTTTGGCCTAACACTTTGATTTACGATAAAACAACTTCTGCAAAATTTGACCCTTTAAAAAGTGGTTctattactgttatcaactttaGCTTTTTTGTCATATTAAGAGCTTTGAGCCTTGGTTTACACGGTATAAGTTGATATAGTCTTTAATTTTTTGGTTTGATGGGGCCATCACGGTAGGCATCTTCTAATGTAGGTCCTGTATATTCACCCCATGTGTAACCTTTTGATTTGTTATGATCTGTAAGATAGAAACACACAAAAGATAAATAACACTGAGTGCGTTCAGGATAACAAACGTTTGGACCCCTGGATCTGCGACTGTGCTAAacatatagctaaaatgatgtgggcttggtgtttcactcataggacattacgtttttgacacagagacagacacatttcgactctagactaacaataacagagacacaataaacacagcaggatcctttgctaAATCACAATGAACACTGATAaccattgctattctttcacagttcAGTAAAATCAAGCTtccaatgaaaacattacacatggacttgatgattacAATAGCTgctaactgataatcaatattAAACTTGACtgcttctacatccccactgtgcacgacACCTgtgttgtttcttttgcattagaagttgtcagAGCtcgagggtgtgtaataaatgtcatgttgcatgagtgaaacaccattTTAGCTATAAAAAGGGGATATTATATTGACAAAAACCTTCTCCTTATGGTGAATAGTCCACCAACTTACCTGGAATCTTGAATATTCCTTGTTTGTACATACAAGTCGCACCATCGACATTCAAAGTAGTACCAGTAATATAGCCAGCTGCTGGTGACAGGAGATAACACGCTGCAGCAGCaatctgaaaatgaaaaaatgtattaCTTCTTTTAATTTAGAGGCTGAAGTGTCAACATTGAATACATATGCGTTTTATATTAAGTGCAATGCACATGGGCTGCACATGtgttgtacgtacgtacgtacttacgtatgtatgaatgtatatattatgttttcAGTGGgttcataatttttatttcaatcttttaatttatttcaatcaTTTAGTAATATCTTCACTGCCCAGCTTCAAGTGCTCGTAATAATTTGTTGGTAGTTGTCACAGAAGGACCAGTTTTCCCAGTTTGCAACAAAAATAATCATGGTATTGAAGTTCGTACCTCCTCAGTGAGTAAATAAGCCAAACCTTAATTCAGTGAACAAGTGATTCAAATaaataccatgacaacaattgaaaatttgaaacaacaacagcaacaaataCGATGACGACAACGATgagaccaccaccaccaccaccaccaccaccaccaccgccaccaccaccaccaccaccaccaccaccaccaccaccaccaccaccaccaccaccaccaccaccaacaacaacaacaacaacaacaacaacaacaacaacaacaacaacagcaacaacaacaacaacaacaacaacacaagtATCTGGCAATGTTACCTCTTCAACAGTTCCTGTCCGTTTGAGGGGCAAATTCGGAAGGATCTTTGTAAACACAACATCGCCTGCAggaccataatttgcagctgcaCTCTCTGAGTAGACGTAACCCTGTAATCAGGTAAATACAGAtttaatatgcagcaaaaaatATCCCATACACCCATCTTTGTACCCATTTCCAGATCATAACATCCCCTCCCCTCCTCCTCCACCCCCTGACATGTCAACAGTTTTAGGATTTGTTTTACAATTCTCGGACTTTAAATTGAGCCTGGGTAAATACACAAACTCTATTATCAAATTAAATCTTAAATGACGTCAGGATACGaatccaaacacaaacacaatttgtacaaacacaaatccaaatacattttgtacaaatacaaatacaaatataaatacaaataagaatccaaacacaaatacaaattgtacaaatcCAAATCCaaatacaatttgtacaaacacaaatacgaattgtacaaatacaaatataaacacaaatacaaatacaaacacaaatacaatttgtacaaatacaaatgcaaatgcaaatccaaacacaaataaaatttGTACAAAGACAAATCCAAATagaatttgtacaaatacaaatacaaatacaaatacaaacacaaatacaaacacaaatacaaatacaaatacaaatacgaatacgaatatgaatataaatataaatactaatactaatacaaATACTATTGTTATATAATTGACTCTCAATCATGTGTTTAACGACTAGTAGTGTAAATCTTACCGCTCCAATATTGTTGATGGTAACACCATCCTGTGCCCATTCCAAAGCAAGTGTTTTAGTAAGGTTTATAATACCTGCTCTTGATGCACCTGTATGCCTGTAAGAtaaaccaaaaacaaaactgaTTAAGACACTTTATTTTGATCTAGTAGAGATTGAGAGACTGTATAAGCTATGGTGATAACGCATATCATTCAACTACAATAACTAATTAACAAGGCAAATTGGCGAGTCTTGTAATTAGATTTCCGACCTGTGTTCCGAAGGTTGCCGAACAAAAGCCGAAAGATGATTGTAAGCACTCGGGAATAAGCGGTGCGCACCTTTGTGCAAAGCGACCTTCGTCGGTCACTTGTGATATCAAAAGAGAGTCCGACTGTCTATCAGCTTGACCAGCAGCTTGATATGAGCCAAAACGTTCAAACTTTCCACCATTCTTTCATTGATTATACATAACTATATAATTCCACTATATTTTTCTAGATTCAACTGAAAAATACTCGTTACCTAAGAGTTTGTCTCTACGAAtttagcgactcatagtgactaTGCTCCTTAGGCCGCTCATATTTCtcttggctgaacgaaggaAAACCCCgtagaataatatctaattaattACACAAATTACGTACGATAACAAAGGAATGCCAGTATATGCATCTGCAATAATGTTGACAATACTTCCTCCATGGTCCTTCATCCATGAGTTGTATACTGGGGAAATAAGTgaatgtaaatatatcatttaatacTTACTAAGGAAACGTTCGGTCATACTATATGGCTTTACATATTTTCCAGTGCTTGTCACCAAGTTCACTGTTTAGCGAAACAGTGCGattcatacattttataattatatttaaggTGGATATCAGTATGTAATTTCATTGTTGACATTCATTTGTTAAGTATCACCATAATATTATGATagcgaacccccccccccccgcaaacGTGCAAAGTTATGACCCTCAATAGATTGCGTGTTTTTCTGGGTCTTATCAACCGTGTGCTTTGTTACCCTTGTATCGCTGCCCCCAACCACAGATGTGTTACTTATCTGTACCCcaacatacaaaataacaactgaTAATTAAAGCAGTTGTGTACACTTTTACATTGTATTCGAATGCTTCAGACGATAGTTAACGTACAGTTGCAATTGGAACGCTTTACTTGAGTGCTACCGGTtgtaattataaattaatgaaaattacGTCAACTGTACCTTGCTGTGTCATATGGAAAGTGCCATTTAAGTTTGTGTCAATAACAGTTTTCCAACCCTTCATGGTCATATCTTGTGCACTACTGATAAACTGTCCACCACCATTATTGACTAAATAATCTATTTTACCAAATTCGTCTAAAGTGTATTGCACCAAAGATTTCACCTAGAGAAAACGGGGGAAGATGCTTTTCAGATTTGAAGTTTTACTTCAAGCTAAATTGTCTTACAGCCAAGACCATTGTTATGTCTAAAATACAGTCTACGGAATATCATTATAATCGAACCAGTGTCGTTTAATGTCCTGTAAATTAAGTTGCAACTATCTTCTTGAAAAGAATAATAACGGGTACGTGTCGAGCCCTCTAACCATTTTAAGTGtgtttctgaaaaaaatagtaaattaaTAAACACTAAATCACTTgaattacaataaatacatatataactaCCAATATATTCAGAATCTGTACAAACCAACCTGTTCTTTCTTTACTCCAATAATTCAGACTAAGAATCTGTACAGACCAACCTGTTCTTTCTTTACTCTCCAATAATTCAGACTAAGGATCTGTACAGACCAACCTGTTCTTTCTTTACTCCAATAATTTAAATTAAGAATCTGTACAAGACAACCTGTTCTTTCTTTACTCCAATAATTCAAATTACGAATCTGTACAAACTAACCTGTTCTTCTTTTCTGATGTTGCATTCAATAGCTTTTATGTCTGCTGCACTGTCTTTTTCtaattcatttttcatttcttctgCTGCTGTCTGTAGTCTGTCTATTTTCCTTGATGCAATCACCACTTTACATCCTGTAAAATTGAATAACGAAAACTGGAGACATAcccataatattacatttgattCATGCGTACAGTACTGAATTCAAATGTATGCACAGTACTGCTGCACTCCTGCAACGTTTATCCATATAATAAACTACTGCAGAAACCTAGCTTTCGGCTCACTGAGATAACCATACACTAAAAGTA
This window of the Glandiceps talaboti chromosome 16, keGlaTala1.1, whole genome shotgun sequence genome carries:
- the LOC144447092 gene encoding peroxisomal trans-2-enoyl-CoA reductase-like, with product MSATGKVLSIFRPGLFRDSVAVVTGGGTGIGKAITRELLHLGCKVVIASRKIDRLQTAAEEMKNELEKDSAADIKAIECNIRKEEQVKSLVQYTLDEFGKIDYLVNNGGGQFISSAQDMTMKGWKTVIDTNLNGTFHMTQQVYNSWMKDHGGSIVNIIADAYTGIPLLSHTGASRAGIINLTKTLALEWAQDGVTINNIGAGYVYSESAAANYGPAGDVVFTKILPNLPLKRTGTVEEIAAAACYLLSPAAGYITGTTLNVDGATCMYKQGIFKIPDHNKSKGYTWGEYTGPTLEDAYRDGPIKPKN